The Danio aesculapii chromosome 8, fDanAes4.1, whole genome shotgun sequence genome window below encodes:
- the sin3b gene encoding paired amphipathic helix protein Sin3b, with amino-acid sequence MAKIQAHSSTAKQINQIQDKAYVVQKQVQQQHFQKLKVEDALSYLDQVKIRFGNDPGIYNKFLDIMKEFKSQSIDTPGVINRVSQLFHGHPDLVLGFNAFLPPGYRIEIPKNGMAFLQSPFSSQVSPGAGRSTGSSVVSASSSTVVEAAGPAQNEAVTSPESIASSSGPPEQLSKLTLPLPNRESQSQPAATSVSPPTSEPSPVEFDSAISYVNKIKNRFLDNPETYRAFLEILHTYQKEQLEVKESRGRSTGGMTEDEVFSKVASLFKGQEDLLAEFGQFLPDAKRSLFTGGSLPLKKVEEEELNKQTKKRPRPMLLPHMTPLLKKKMKYSCSKDPSFASVGKHGVLREFTFFDKVRRLLKSQEVYENFLRCIALFNQEVVSGAELLQLVTPFLGKFPELYTQFKSFLGDKELSHVISGLSDRYMEGGGREVDYASCKRLGSSYRALPKTYQQPKCSGRTAICKEVLNDTWVSFPSWSEDSTFVSSKKTPYEEQLHRCEDERFELDVVLETNLATIRVLESVQKKLSRLSLEDQERFRLDDCLGGTSEVIQRRAVYRIYGDKAPEIIEGLKRSPATAVPVVLKRLKAKEEEWREAQQGFNKIWREQYEKAYLKSLDHQGVNFKQNDMKALRSKSLLNEIESIYDERQEQSTEEGSVGQQGRDGTSTAPASEPHMIFNYEDKQILEDAASLIIYHVKRQPTIHKDDKDHIKRIIQHFAPDLFFARRGELSETEEFTDEEAEGEDGAAGGGGVSSTGQQQLNGESRRRRCTSPQSMDTSTAAHSINPEGEAVDLRDPEAEHQKEMDGVYNLFFVNNNWYFFLRLHQTLCSRLLKIYRQAERQLLEHRAEQNRERLLMGEGRREKANDLAMELRLKQPSEVELEEYYPAFLDMVRSLLDGNLESTQYEDTLREMFTIHAYIGFTIDKLIQNIVRQLQHLVSDEVCLQVTELYLAERKRGAAGGNLSSQCVRAAWEASYQWKAERVMAEENCFKVMFIQNKGHVTLTIELLDTEEAQGDDPLDVQSLSNYMEQYIGAETLCSQAEGYYFKPVFLPRNVRHFRGWQIKQVEAMRCRREWHRKMGVETAGNLDCRFKLNTHKMVFVMNSEDYMYRRGALVKARRSQHRVARAQHERFDQWHRGWLSEHVSPAAERSVQDWLMGEDDEDMIPCKTTCVSLQVKGLHVNRYQVHYNSKAPASP; translated from the exons CGGATCTTGTCCTGGGATTTAATGCCTTTCTACCGCCTGGGTATCGAATTGAAATTCCCAAGAATGGAATGGCATTTCTTCAGTCCCCATTTTCCTCGCAG GTTTCTCCAGGAGCAGGAAGAAGTACAGGCAGTTCTGTCGTCAGTGCCTCTTCATCAACAGTGGTTGAGGCAGCAGGGCCAGCTCAGAATGAAGCTGTGACCTCTCCGGAGAGCATTGCTTCGTCTTCGGGACCTCCTGAACAGTTAAGCAAGTTGACACTTCCTCTACCCAACCGagagagccaatcacagccagcGGCCACATCTGTGTCCCCTCCCACTTCCGAGCCCAGCCCTGTGGAGTTCGACAGCGCCATCAGCTACGTCAATAAGATTAAGAACCGATTTTTGGACAACCCAGAAACCTACCGGGCTTTTTTGGAAATTCTACACACATACCAG AAGGAGCAGCTGGAGGTGAAGGAGAGCAGAGGTCGCAGCACTGGAGGAATGACAGAAGATGAGGTTTTCTCTAAAGTGGCCAGTCTTTTCAAAGGGCAAGAGGATCTACTCGCCGAGTTTGGCCAGTTTTTGCCTGATGCAAAGAGATCTCTG TTCACAGGAGGTTCTTTGCCGCTGAAGAAAGTGGAGGAAGAAGAACTTAATAAACAGACCAAGAAAAGACCAAGACCCATGCTACTGCCCCACATGACCCCACTTCTGAAG AAAAAAATGAAGTATTCCTGTTCCAAAGACCCATCTTTTGCCTCTGTTGGAAAACACGGAGTCCTGCGGGAATTCACGTTCTTTGACAAG gTTCGTCGTCTGCTCAAAAGTCAGGAGGTGTATGAGAATTTCTTGCGCTGCATAGCCTTGTTCAATCAGGAAGTGGTTTCGGGAGCCGAACTCCTGCAGCTTGTGACTCCATTCTTAGG GAAGTTTCCAGAACTGTACACCCAGTTtaagtcatttttgggtgataaaGAGCTGTCTCATGTCATCTCGGGGCTCTCGGACCGCTACATGGAGGGTGGAGGCAGAGAAGTGGATTACGCCTCCTGTAAGCGCCTGGGCTCAAGCTACAGAGCCCTGCCCAAGACATACCAGCAGCCCAAATGCAGCGGCCGAACTGCTATATGCAAAGAG gtGCTGAATGATACATGGGTCTCATTCCCTTCCTGGTCTGAAGACTCAACTTTTGTGAGTTCCAAGAAAACACCATATGAAGAGCAACTTCATCGCTGTGAGGATGAGCGGTTCGAG CTGGATGTTGTGCTTGAGACTAATTTGGCAACGATAAGAGTATTGGAAAGCGTGCAGAAAAAGCTATCACGCCTTTCACTAGAGGATCAAGAGCGTTTCCGATTGGATGACTGCCTGGGTGGCACTTCCGAAGTCATCCAACGGCGTGCAGTCTATCGTATATATGGCGATAAAGCTCCAGAGATCATAGAGGGGTTGAAGAGGAGTCCAGCCACTGCAGTTCCTGTTGTACTCAAACG TTTGAAAGCGAAAGAAGAGGAGTGGAGGGAGGCCCAGCAGGGTTTCAACAAAATCTGGAGAGAGCAGTACGAGAAGGCGTATCTGAAATCACTGGACCATCAGGGTGTCAACTTCAAACAGAACGACATGAAGGCCCTTCGATCCAAGAGTCTTCTCAATGAGATAGAGAGCATTTATGATGAG CGGCAGGAGCAGAGCACAGAAGAGGGCAGCGTGGGTCAGCAAGGCCGTGACGGCACAAGCACAGCGCCAGCCAGCGAACCCCACATGATCTTTAACTATGAAGACAAACAGATCCTGGAGGACGCCGCTTCCCTCATCATCTACCACGTCAAGCGGCAGCCCACCATCCACAAGGACGACAAGGACCACATCAAGCGCATCATCCAGCACTTCGCCCCAGACCTCTTCTTCGCCCGTCGTGGAGAGCTGAGCGAGACTGAGGAGTTCACGGACGAGGAGGCCGAGGGGGAAGACGGTGCGGCCGGAGGAGGTGGAGTCTCATCCACAGGACAACAACAGCTGAACGGCGAGTCCAGAAGAAGACGATGCACTTCTCCTCAAAGCATGGACACGTCTACGGCAGCCCACAGCATCAATCCCGAAGGAGAGGCGGTGGATCTGAGGGACCCAGAGGCTGAGCACCAGAAGGAGATGGATGGAGTCTACAACCTGTTCTTCGTCAATAATAACTGGTATTTCTTTCTGCGGCTGCACCAGACTCTGTGCTCGCGGCTGCTGAAGATTTACAGGCAGGCCGAGAGACAGTTGCTGGAGCACCGGGCAGAGCAGAACCGGGAACGGCTACTCATGGGAGAGGGACGCAGAGAAAAGGCAAACGACCTGGCCATGGAGCTCCGTCTAAAGCAGCcga GTGAGGTAGAGTTAGAGGAATATTACCCAGCATTCTTAGACATGGTACGCAGTCTACTGGATGGAAACCTGGAGTCCACCCAGTATGAGGACACCCTGAGAGAGATGTTCACCATCCACGCTTACATCGGCTTTACCATTGACAAGCTCATTCAGAACATCGTAAGACAG ctTCAGCACCTGGTCAGTGATGAGGTGTGTCTACAAGTCACTGAACTGTACCTGGCGGAGAGGAAGAGAGGAGCCGCCGGTGGGAATCTCTCATCCCAGTGTGTTCGTGCCGCATGGGAAGCCAGCTATCAGTGGAAGGCTGAGAGAGTAATGGCTGAGGAGAACTGCTTTAAG gtcatGTTTATTCAAAACAAGGGTCATGTGACCTTAACCATCGAGTTATTGGACACAGAGGAGGCCCAGGGCGATGATCCACTGGACGTTCAG AGCCTGTCTAATTACATGGAGCAGTATATTGGGGCCGAGACTCTGTGCTCTCAGGCTGAAGGCTACTACTTTAAGCCTGTGTTTCTGCCCAG GAATGTGAGACATTTCCGTGGCTGGCAGATCAAGCAGGTTGAAGCCATGCGCTGCCGGAGAGAGTGGCATAGGAAGATGGGTGTAGAGACAGCCGGAAACCTGGACTGCCGATTCAAACTGAACACACATAAGATGGTGTTTGTGATGAACTCTGAGGACTACATGTACCGTCGAGGAGCCCTGGTGAAGGCACGGAGG TCTCAGCACAGAGTAGCGCGGGCTCAGCATGAGCGCTTTGACCAGTGGCACCGGGGCTGGCTGAGTGAACACGTGTCTCCCGCCGCTGAGCGCAGTGTGCAGGACTGGCTCATGGGAGAAGATGATGAGGACATGATCCCCTGCAAGACCACTTGTGTGTCCCTGCAGGTCAAAGGCTTGCATGTCAACAGGTACCAGGTGCACTACAACAGCAAGGCCCCCGCCTCACCGTAA